The following is a genomic window from Nitrospira sp..
GGCGACAGCCTGCGCGACGTGAAGCTGGTCCAAACGGACTTGTCCATGGTCAACATCAACGAGACCAAGGGGAAGGGAAAGGTGCGCATCATCAGCATCGTCCCATCCCTCGACACCAAGGTCTGTGAGCAGCAAACCCACTACCTGAGCGAGAAGAACAAGGGGCTGGATCGGATGGTGGAACTCATTACCGTCAGCATCGACACCCCCTTCGCCCAAAAACGTTTCGCGGAGGAGGCGAAGATCGCCAACGTGACCTTCCTCTCCGATTTTCGCGCCGCCGATTTCGGCAAGGCCCACGGGCTGCTGCTCAAGGACCCCCATCTCCTGAGCCGCGCGGTGATAGTGGTGGACAAGGACAACAAGGTCCGCTATCTCCAAATCACTCCCGAGTTGGCGCAACTACCGGATCTGGAAGAGGCCTTCCGATTCGCGCGTTCACTTGTCACGGCCAGTTGATTCAACGCGATTGACTCATCGAACCAAGAATCATCGGCGCGACGAGTCGCGATTCAACGGAGCAATGCATCAATGACTCAGTGACTCTATGGCGCACTATGACCTCTTAGTCATCGGCACGGGCCCGGCCGGCCAGAAGGCCGCCATCCAAGCGGCCAAGCTGGGGAAAAAAGTCGGCATCGTCGAACGCAAGCAGGTCGTCGGCGGCGTCTGCACGAATACCGGCACCATCCCCAGCAAGTCTCTCCGCGAAGCCGTGCTCTACCTCTCCGGGTTCCATCAACGCAACCTGTACGGCGCCAGTTACCGCGTCAAACAGGACATCACGATGGACGACCTCAGCTTCCGTTCCAACCACGTCATCAAGCGGGAGATCGAGATCATCCAGAATCAGATGGCCCGCAACAATGTCGAAATGTTTTTCGGCACAGCGAG
Proteins encoded in this region:
- a CDS encoding Thiol peroxidase, Tpx-type, with amino-acid sequence MLPIQSRAISSPMLPRLIIPLICLGISGCGSLPDAGRPDFAYKNLPVANGSATSGEGNSILFQGKPLMLSGMGIKVGDSLRDVKLVQTDLSMVNINETKGKGKVRIISIVPSLDTKVCEQQTHYLSEKNKGLDRMVELITVSIDTPFAQKRFAEEAKIANVTFLSDFRAADFGKAHGLLLKDPHLLSRAVIVVDKDNKVRYLQITPELAQLPDLEEAFRFARSLVTAS